In a single window of the Flavivirga spongiicola genome:
- a CDS encoding peptide MFS transporter — protein MNTLKSNEAFGHPKGLIYLFFAELWERFSFYGMRALLVLYMTKQLLFTDDMAFGVYAAYMSLVYVTPMIGGILADKILGFRKAILLGGVLMALGHFFLTFEHPFFFYGSLGLIIVGNGFFKPNISSFVGDLYEQEDTRRDSGFTIFYLGINLGAALAPLMCAWVAAAYGWHYGFVLAGIGMVTGLFFFNRGLKNNVFGDKGLVPNENTYNKKHFGISKGTLITLSAFLAVPFFALIINYHEFEHYLVWIVTAFLMIYVIYILSRVSIKEKKRLLIAIYFTLLYALFSAIFEQAGSSLTLFADRNVNLVGMDAAGTNSINAGFIILFAIPFSILWTYLNKRKKNPNSAIKFGLGLVFLGLGFIIFALSAHSVDEFAKTSMLYLIMGYMVLTIGELFLSPIGLSKMTELSPLKYVAFIMGVWFSANFYGHFFAGKIAKLTTITQGETNVFTKGILGEIVEFTTGITSEIAIQNSEDFQQLYSYVSVYTSFGFISVIVGIFALLISPVIKNMMSGVH, from the coding sequence GTGAATACTCTAAAATCTAATGAAGCATTTGGGCATCCAAAAGGATTAATCTACTTATTTTTTGCAGAACTATGGGAACGTTTTTCGTTTTATGGAATGCGTGCACTTTTAGTTCTTTATATGACCAAACAATTATTATTCACAGATGATATGGCTTTTGGTGTGTATGCAGCATATATGTCTTTAGTTTATGTCACCCCCATGATTGGAGGAATTTTAGCAGATAAAATTCTTGGTTTTAGAAAGGCTATTTTACTAGGAGGTGTTTTAATGGCTTTGGGCCATTTCTTTTTAACTTTTGAACATCCTTTTTTCTTTTATGGTTCACTGGGTCTCATTATAGTTGGAAATGGCTTTTTCAAACCAAACATTTCATCTTTTGTTGGTGATTTGTATGAACAAGAAGATACCAGAAGAGATTCTGGGTTTACTATTTTTTATTTAGGCATCAATTTAGGAGCTGCCCTTGCTCCCCTTATGTGCGCATGGGTAGCCGCAGCATACGGGTGGCATTATGGTTTTGTATTAGCTGGAATAGGAATGGTTACTGGTCTATTTTTTTTTAATAGAGGTCTTAAAAATAATGTATTTGGAGATAAAGGCCTAGTTCCTAATGAAAACACATATAATAAAAAGCATTTTGGTATCTCTAAGGGAACTCTAATAACCTTAAGTGCTTTTTTAGCTGTTCCCTTTTTTGCATTGATTATTAATTATCATGAATTTGAACACTATCTTGTTTGGATTGTCACTGCCTTCTTAATGATCTACGTTATTTATATTTTGTCCAGAGTAAGTATTAAAGAAAAAAAACGCTTGCTAATAGCCATATATTTTACCCTATTATATGCTTTATTCTCAGCCATTTTTGAACAAGCTGGAAGTTCTTTAACGCTCTTTGCAGATAGAAATGTAAACTTGGTTGGAATGGATGCAGCCGGTACAAATAGTATTAATGCTGGATTTATAATACTATTTGCTATTCCATTTTCAATATTATGGACGTATTTAAACAAACGTAAAAAGAATCCTAATTCGGCTATTAAGTTTGGATTAGGACTCGTTTTTTTAGGTTTAGGTTTTATTATATTTGCTTTATCTGCACATAGTGTTGATGAATTTGCTAAAACATCTATGCTATATTTAATCATGGGCTATATGGTATTAACCATAGGTGAATTATTCTTATCTCCTATCGGGCTTTCAAAAATGACCGAATTGTCTCCTTTAAAATATGTAGCCTTTATTATGGGGGTTTGGTTTTCAGCCAATTTTTACGGCCACTTTTTCGCTGGGAAAATTGCAAAACTTACTACAATAACCCAAGGAGAAACTAATGTTTTTACAAAAGGAATATTAGGAGAGATTGTAGAGTTTACTACAGGTATTACATCAGAAATCGCTATACAGAATAGTGAAGATTTCCAACAATTGTATTCATATGTATCCGTATACACAAGCTTTGGTTTCATTAGCGTGATTGTTGGTATATTTGCACTACTAATTTCACCAGTAATTAAAAATATGATGTCTGGTGTTCATTAA
- a CDS encoding amidohydrolase family protein → MARKLRINGHSHLLPYPEDIPQFMKEKEIFWVDDERKYMLQKGWRRPVTDSSFFLNEKLEWMERNKLDHAVVLNLSQLYGNGLRLEEMKKALRFQNDFNAKVQHDHPNKFTCGFVVHPGFIHGALYEIERCVEQLDMKVLCLPTHFMDSIGQWRSVFDKENDAIFELANKYKLAIEIHPYDGDKMINLENSSWRFHLIWMLAQCGDAYHFYTLNGMQERFPNIRTCFAHGGQLAQMNLGRRIQGFDGRPDLFKGKHHPRKAVGHPNIYFDTLVHDTDSLKLMIDRQGSNQVIMGLDDPYPLGEMESDAQSSYPGKLLDLAIEKHVINEKQYDDIWEDNVLRWLFGDNDTAKQELVNRILAN, encoded by the coding sequence ATGGCACGTAAACTTCGCATTAATGGGCATTCGCATTTACTTCCTTATCCTGAGGATATTCCACAATTCATGAAAGAAAAAGAAATTTTTTGGGTAGATGATGAACGCAAATACATGCTTCAAAAAGGATGGAGAAGACCTGTAACTGATTCTAGTTTCTTTTTAAATGAAAAATTAGAATGGATGGAACGCAACAAATTAGATCATGCGGTTGTTTTAAACCTATCACAACTTTATGGCAATGGATTACGTTTAGAAGAAATGAAAAAAGCACTCCGTTTTCAAAACGACTTCAATGCAAAAGTACAGCATGACCACCCTAATAAGTTTACCTGTGGTTTTGTTGTCCATCCAGGGTTTATACATGGTGCTCTATATGAAATTGAACGTTGTGTTGAGCAATTAGATATGAAAGTGCTTTGTTTACCAACACATTTTATGGATTCTATTGGCCAATGGCGCTCTGTTTTTGATAAAGAAAATGATGCTATTTTTGAATTGGCTAATAAGTATAAATTAGCCATTGAAATACATCCTTACGACGGTGACAAAATGATAAATTTAGAAAATTCCTCATGGCGATTTCATTTAATATGGATGCTGGCACAATGTGGGGATGCTTATCATTTTTACACATTAAATGGCATGCAAGAACGTTTTCCTAATATAAGAACTTGTTTTGCTCATGGTGGGCAATTAGCTCAAATGAATTTAGGAAGGCGTATTCAAGGTTTTGATGGTAGACCGGACTTATTTAAAGGAAAACACCACCCGAGAAAAGCTGTTGGACATCCTAATATTTATTTTGACACCTTAGTGCATGATACCGATTCGTTAAAACTCATGATAGATCGTCAAGGTAGCAATCAAGTTATTATGGGATTAGATGACCCCTACCCTTTAGGTGAAATGGAAAGCGATGCGCAATCTTCTTATCCCGGAAAGCTATTAGACTTAGCCATAGAGAAACATGTAATCAATGAAAAACAATATGATGACATATGGGAGGATAATGTATTACGTTGGTTATTTGGTGATAATGATACTGCGAAACAAGAATTAGTAAATAGAATTCTAGCTAATTAA
- a CDS encoding 3-hydroxyanthranilate 3,4-dioxygenase, whose amino-acid sequence MNKLVSPLNFKAWIEENRHLLKPPVGNKCVWKDGDFIVMVVGGPNNRKDYHYNETPEFFYQVEGDMILKIIDGDTPKDVHIKEGDIYLLPPKVPHSPQRKANTVGLVIEYPRSKKMKDALEWYCENCNNLLYRKKFKLDNIETDMPKIFDKYYSSEKKCTCNECGTKMEAPKKV is encoded by the coding sequence ATGAATAAATTAGTTTCTCCCTTAAATTTTAAAGCCTGGATCGAAGAAAATAGACATCTTTTAAAACCACCTGTTGGTAATAAATGTGTTTGGAAAGATGGTGATTTTATCGTCATGGTTGTTGGTGGTCCCAATAATAGAAAAGATTATCATTATAACGAGACTCCAGAATTTTTCTATCAAGTTGAAGGCGATATGATTTTAAAAATTATAGACGGCGATACGCCTAAAGATGTACATATTAAGGAAGGTGATATTTATTTATTACCACCAAAAGTACCGCATTCGCCACAACGTAAAGCTAATACTGTTGGCTTAGTTATTGAGTATCCACGCTCAAAAAAAATGAAAGATGCCTTAGAGTGGTATTGTGAAAATTGCAATAATTTATTATATAGAAAGAAGTTTAAGCTCGATAATATAGAAACAGATATGCCCAAGATTTTCGACAAATACTACTCAAGTGAAAAAAAATGTACTTGTAATGAGTGTGGTACAAAAATGGAAGCTCCTAAAAAAGTTTAA
- a CDS encoding SDR family oxidoreductase, translated as MNLNLNNKNALVCGSTQGIGKATAIALAQEGVNVTLVARNRDKLKAVLEELPKHRNHSFIVADFSDPRDLQEKVIKFIDRNHGFHILVNNTGGPKSGNILTASLEEFENAFIQHLKCNHVLAQATIPFMKEEGFGRIINVISTSVKEPIPGLGVSNTTRGAVGNWSKTLSNEVAPFGITVNNVLPGFTETERLTEIIEIKAKSVDTSIEEMTKIMKSHTPANRFAKPEEMASVITFLTSEAASYVNGINVPVDGGRTKSL; from the coding sequence ATGAATTTAAACTTAAACAATAAAAACGCTTTGGTATGTGGAAGCACACAAGGCATTGGTAAAGCAACGGCTATAGCTTTAGCCCAAGAAGGTGTTAATGTTACTTTAGTTGCTAGAAATAGAGATAAACTTAAAGCTGTTTTAGAAGAATTACCTAAACACAGAAACCATAGTTTTATTGTGGCAGATTTTTCAGATCCCAGAGATTTACAAGAAAAGGTCATCAAGTTTATAGATAGAAATCATGGATTTCATATCCTTGTTAATAATACCGGCGGTCCAAAAAGTGGCAATATTTTAACGGCTAGTTTAGAAGAGTTTGAAAATGCTTTTATACAGCACCTTAAATGCAATCACGTACTAGCTCAAGCTACTATTCCGTTTATGAAGGAAGAAGGGTTTGGAAGAATTATAAATGTTATTTCTACCTCTGTTAAAGAACCCATTCCAGGTCTAGGTGTTAGTAATACTACCAGAGGTGCTGTTGGTAATTGGAGTAAAACCTTATCTAATGAAGTAGCACCTTTTGGCATTACCGTAAACAATGTACTACCGGGTTTCACAGAAACAGAACGTTTAACGGAAATTATTGAAATTAAAGCAAAAAGTGTTGATACTTCAATTGAAGAAATGACCAAAATCATGAAAAGTCATACCCCAGCTAATCGTTTTGCTAAACCTGAAGAAATGGCAAGTGTTATTACTTTTTTGACAAGTGAAGCTGCTAGCTATGTTAATGGAATTAACGTTCCTGTTGATGGTGGACGAACGAAAAGTTTGTAA
- a CDS encoding GNAT family N-acetyltransferase, which yields MYKILTTGCHAELVSASHNKRQAMIEIKKGIFFSSETNDMDLDVIYTFIKNSYWGESRTLEEQKKALENTINFGLFHNGNQIAYARVMTDKVFFAYLLDVFVIEAYQGKEYSKLLIDKILNFPELKNIDKWMLATKDAHKLYEKFGFNIVKSPEKLMEKLSQRAKLIYE from the coding sequence ATGTATAAAATATTGACAACCGGTTGTCATGCTGAACTTGTTTCAGCATCTCATAATAAGAGACAAGCAATGATTGAAATAAAAAAGGGTATATTTTTTTCGTCTGAAACGAATGATATGGATTTAGATGTTATTTATACATTTATTAAAAACTCTTATTGGGGTGAATCAAGAACGTTAGAAGAGCAAAAAAAAGCTTTAGAAAATACAATCAATTTTGGTCTCTTTCATAATGGAAATCAAATTGCTTATGCCAGAGTTATGACCGACAAAGTATTTTTCGCATACCTACTAGATGTTTTTGTTATTGAGGCATATCAAGGTAAAGAATATTCGAAGTTATTAATAGACAAAATCTTAAATTTCCCTGAGTTAAAAAATATTGACAAATGGATGCTTGCAACAAAAGATGCCCATAAACTTTATGAGAAATTTGGATTTAACATCGTGAAAAGTCCTGAAAAATTAATGGAAAAATTAAGCCAGCGTGCTAAATTAATATACGAATAA
- a CDS encoding aldehyde dehydrogenase has protein sequence MNKIKNYINGKFLPPVNDEWIDNYCPANGQVYGHIPNSSKEDVEKAYSAAKSAFPLWSQTTLEARSRILIKISELLEANLQRFAEAESKDNGKPIGLAKTVDIPRAASNFRFFGNAITQFASESHESVGHDAINYTLRQPIGVVGCISPWNLPLYLFTWKIAPAIAAGNCVVAKPSEITPMTAYLLGKICTEAGLPTGVLNIVHGLGSTTGQAIIEHPDIKAISFTGGTETGAHIAKIAAPMFKKLSLELGGKNPNIIFADCDYDDMLKTTVRSSFANQGQICLCGSRIFVEATIYKKFKTDFVEKVKQLKIGHPSKEGTNIGALVSKSHLEKVIRYIDIAKEENGTIICGGNKVIVPGYEGGYYLEPTVIEVVTDECRVNQEEIFGPVVTIMPFNTENDVLQMANKVKYGLSATLWTNNLKRTMRMSNQLQSGIIWVNTWMLRDLRTPFGGVKESGVGREGGFEALRFFTEAKNVCIKY, from the coding sequence ATGAATAAAATTAAAAACTACATAAACGGTAAATTTTTGCCTCCCGTCAATGACGAGTGGATTGACAACTATTGCCCAGCTAATGGTCAGGTCTATGGACACATACCAAACTCATCAAAAGAAGATGTAGAAAAAGCATATAGTGCTGCAAAATCTGCTTTTCCTCTCTGGTCTCAAACCACTTTAGAAGCCCGCAGCAGAATTTTAATCAAGATTTCAGAATTACTAGAAGCCAATTTACAACGTTTCGCTGAAGCCGAAAGCAAAGACAATGGCAAACCTATTGGTTTAGCAAAAACTGTTGATATTCCAAGAGCAGCAAGTAACTTTCGCTTTTTCGGGAACGCCATTACACAATTTGCCAGTGAAAGCCATGAAAGTGTTGGCCATGATGCCATAAATTATACATTACGTCAACCTATTGGCGTGGTAGGCTGTATTTCACCTTGGAACCTCCCACTCTATCTCTTTACCTGGAAAATTGCTCCAGCTATTGCTGCAGGAAATTGTGTGGTTGCCAAACCAAGTGAAATAACACCTATGACGGCTTATTTGTTAGGAAAAATCTGTACAGAAGCAGGATTACCCACAGGCGTTTTAAATATTGTTCATGGTTTGGGCTCCACAACAGGGCAAGCTATTATAGAACATCCAGACATTAAAGCTATTTCTTTTACAGGTGGTACTGAAACAGGTGCACATATTGCAAAAATAGCAGCACCCATGTTTAAAAAATTGTCATTAGAGCTTGGTGGTAAAAACCCAAATATCATTTTTGCCGATTGCGATTATGATGATATGTTAAAAACAACAGTACGTTCGTCTTTTGCCAATCAAGGTCAAATTTGTTTATGTGGAAGTCGTATTTTTGTAGAAGCTACCATTTATAAAAAATTTAAAACTGATTTTGTTGAAAAAGTCAAACAACTTAAAATTGGTCATCCTTCAAAAGAAGGCACAAATATCGGAGCTCTAGTTTCTAAGTCTCATCTAGAAAAAGTAATACGCTACATTGATATTGCAAAAGAAGAAAACGGTACCATTATTTGTGGAGGCAACAAAGTTATTGTTCCCGGTTATGAGGGTGGGTATTATTTAGAACCTACAGTTATTGAAGTAGTAACTGATGAATGTAGAGTCAATCAAGAAGAAATTTTTGGACCAGTGGTAACCATTATGCCTTTTAACACTGAAAATGATGTCTTACAAATGGCTAACAAAGTTAAATATGGATTATCAGCAACATTGTGGACAAATAATTTAAAACGTACCATGAGAATGAGTAACCAATTACAATCTGGCATAATTTGGGTAAACACATGGATGCTCCGCGATTTACGAACACCGTTTGGTGGGGTTAAGGAATCTGGTGTTGGCAGAGAAGGTGGTTTTGAAGCGTTACGTTTTTTCACTGAAGCTAAAAACGTATGTATAAAATATTGA
- a CDS encoding RidA family protein, with protein MEKTNNVTPRGAYPHTKRVGDFIFVSGTSSRRADNTIAGVDIIDEMGTKRLNIEVQTREVLKNIEKNLAKEGATLDDIADVTSFLVNMNDFADYNKAYAEFFDTETGPTRTTVAVHQLPHPDLVVEIKVMAYKKL; from the coding sequence ATGGAAAAAACAAACAACGTAACACCAAGAGGCGCCTACCCACACACCAAACGTGTAGGTGATTTTATATTTGTATCAGGAACCAGTTCGCGTAGAGCAGATAATACTATTGCTGGAGTCGATATTATTGACGAAATGGGCACCAAACGTTTAAATATTGAAGTACAAACCCGTGAGGTATTAAAAAACATAGAAAAGAATTTAGCTAAAGAAGGAGCCACTTTAGATGATATCGCTGATGTCACATCTTTTTTAGTAAACATGAATGATTTTGCAGACTATAACAAAGCGTATGCAGAATTCTTTGACACAGAAACTGGGCCAACGCGTACAACAGTAGCTGTTCATCAATTACCACATCCAGATTTGGTTGTGGAGATTAAAGTAATGGCTTATAAGAAGCTGTAG